The genomic stretch GTCAGTCAGTATTTGTGTCTTTTATGTGGAATCGATCATGTGAGGAGAACAAGTGCCGTGACCATGAAGAGTCAAGATTCTCCAAGCTTAGAATCAAACTACCGATTGATTACGCAAGTCACAGCTTAATTACCAGATACCCCtatctaattatctatatatGCACAGTACTTAACTGGTTTCAAGCGGTTGAGTACGCTCTAGAACGTGAATTCGAATCCCGGCCCGAAGCGAATATTTTCAACATAAACCACCTTAAAGCATTACCAATGAGCTctctaaattttagctaaaaaaaaatctagttttgttattttatctaaCTACTTTTTACAAACACTAAATATCGAGctctctaaatatttctctactttaattaaatattattttttattgattgttagTTGATTGAAACTAACCACCAAAGAGATTCTGACAATATATAATGTGGAGAAATGATGGAGAGCTTGATAAATGGGTGCTTTGTAGAATCTTCTCTAAATTTTGGgtaattgtacattttaaagAGCTCATTGGTGATGCTTTTAGGTTATTCTAGTGAAACTGGGTCAGGCCATGACACAACTGGGCTTGAAGGAGTGCCTACCGTTTTTCATCGTTGAAGTCCCTGatcttgttattaattttaagtgGACATGTAgggctactatggtcacgcgaAGAAAAAGTAGTTACAGGTACTCGTCATGTTGATATGCATAATTTGTGTGGTgagtttgtaaaatttaatgCATACGTGTATATCAAACAAAATAACTATGCATCGTCATCATGCTTGCTTCCACAAGGACGgaaccaaaaattattatgggCAAGACCAATAccttatattatttatttaatttatttctttatttttaagataTTGAAAGGGAGGCCATGGCCTATACCAGTCCCCTCCCTCCTTCCGCCTcgtccatctctctctttccaaATAATACATGTTAGTTCATAGCCTCATTCATAGGCAGTTTTCTGCCACATAAGCACGCGTGCACTTTAAATTATTGTCATGTTCATGTCAATTTGTAGTCGCAATTATTGAGggaagtaatattgtatatagtgaataaaaataaaattgcatggACATTTTATGTAAAACAAAGTCATATGATGATGAGCAATTAACCTTAGGTTTAATTAgcataacaaaaagaaaagggtttggAGTGATAAAGGCATCTGTCCAGTGATACAGCTATTTACTCGAAATGGAATATTACTCTATCCTTGTGAGAATCAAGTCTCCACACCAGTACAAATCCCACCTTGCACCTTCAATTATTGATTCTCATACAAATCCATTCCTATCTTCAAGCCTCTCTGATCCCCACTACTATCCCCCACATTCAATGTTCCCTTCCTAGTACTCTCTTTTGTGCATGTGAGAGCGATAGagtctgaaaaaaataaaagcagtgCATGTCTACCTCAAGTGTTTATTTTCGTATAACttttatgatgatttttactgtcatgtcATAGAGTGAATACTTAGAGCATTTTTTGGTTTGTGTTCgagaaatagagttttaaaGGCAGAAAGTGTTTTTCttgacaaaatatttatttttaaggttttgttaaaatgcattttgactatttttgagttttttgaatctttaaaagtacttttaatttttttttattttaccaaacgagtattttttcttcaaacgaacttttgaGTGTTAAACTCACTTTTTATCCCCTctaacgcacacccaaacaaaccTTTAAGAGTATGTCTAACACTCATCTACTTCCTTATCTATTAAATATATTGAATAAAGAGAGAAATGAGAGGGAAGAGAGCGGATGCGTAAAGAGAATTTACAAACTACATCTTTACTATTGAGTATTGTATTGAAATATCATACATAACTCGTAATTTATAGAAAGAATAAGTAGTGGGCTTgtactaaaccctaaaatacataaagaaatcaatcaacttagaaaataatattaaatattcaaaCATCATTGATAAACAGTAAAAGTAGTAATTTTTAGTGGCAAATAAACAATTCTCGAATAGAATTTGTTTATTTCTCTGTATTCAATAAACAATTATAGATAGACTGCAAGTGACGCAACATGAAGGTGAACAGTAACACAGTCAAATTTAGCTGCACTCTGTTTGAACAttaataattaatctatttCAGTTTGATGGAATCTGCACGTGATCCTTTGGGAGTGCTTTGTCTCTAGCTTCGATGGGGTTGGAGAAACAAACAGGGCATAAGGAAAAACAATGTTTGGTGTGGTTGGAGCAAAGCATATAATATATCTTCACTACACAAATAAAATTCGCAACATGCTTCAATGCCGCCCTACTCAACACACACTACAAATATTTCCACGTTTACTTTGTTTAGTTTTATCATGCAATATTTTTTGCCCAGTCAATCACGCTTCTTTGTTTACCAATATCTAGAAGCACAAGACAATGGAATGAATCATTCCCCGAAGGAAACACGGGGCTTTTTCAAGCCCAGTTCTTATCTCTCTTCCTCTTATGAGTTTAATTTCTCACTTGAATCATTGATATTGAGCtgttcaaacaaaaattaaaatttacttCTATTGATTTACGttaaactctctaaatatttatctactttaactaaatattattttttattagtgaaACTGACTGTCAAGTTATCAAATTTGTCTctttaagaaattaaatatcattatttttttgctttctttacatttttcctttcacttttgGAAAGAGAAGCAGGAAATGTcattaaaaagttaaataacTTTCACCTTTTGCCTCTGTACATTCGAAGAGAGTATTAAATCTAACATTGAATGGAGAGTTTGTTGGATGGCATTTTCAATCTAAATGCTCTAATTAATTAGGGGAAAATTGACTTTATCCTTTGAAGTTGacttctttttcaatttgaaccctaatgtttaaaaatttgcaatgtactcttctgaagtttcaaaaattttcaattcgaaccatCCGTTATTTATCGCCATCAGAGTAGACGAAAATTCCACCATGTAAAACTCTACAaattgcccaaaaaaattaaaaacttggGCCACCCCTTGGGCcattcggccaccccctttggctccttgggggtggctcggctaccCCCAAGCTAGCTAGATGGGCGTGGcccagggtttttttttttttttttttaaggagcaATTTGGGGagaataagacaaaaaaatgtcacgtgcgtctcacgtggtgAAATTTTCGTCTACTCAAACGGCGATTAGTAATAGAGGGTTtgaattgcaaatttttaaaactttatgatagtatattgcaaatttttaaacattgagattcaaattaaaatataaatcaaatttaggggggtaaaatgcattttttgcaATTAAATATAAGCCTATTTTAGTTTAATACTAAGCTGATAGtaaactcaattattaaatgagatATAGTCGTacaacttcatttttattatcgtttataatattattttaatttcgtaCACTCGAGATTAAATTATTCAAAGAATCAAAGCAAAtgaattaacaaacaattcacgGTGGACCCACTTGAGAGACAATGAGATGATCATGGCCTTGTGATTTGAATGAGGATTAAAGGCAGCTGGCAGCTGGCAGCAGCCCAAGCAAGTGTCTCACATCATTCTTGATTGATGACGATTGAAAACACTTTAATGTGGTCAGGGTCTCTCTAATTGTATTTTTCATGGCCGGGAGATAACCTAGGTAGGACCAATCTTTACCATCACCTAGCCAACTAGATTTGCCACCTACGACGCAGCCCATCTCTAAAAgttctattctttttttattttttttattttattttctacgGAGAGGCAAGAGCATGTGGATAAATTCTAATCAgtgattacttttctttatcCAAGCTGTAGTTTTGAACCCTCTTGGATTCTATAAATCCATGGCTTCTAGTGTTACTTTCACAGATCTAAGTTaaacacacaaaaagaaaaaaaggaaccTTTTCCACCACCTCCAAGagacacacagagagagagagagagagagagagagagagaagatatgCCTGCTGCTACAAAGAGGGTGTGCAAATCTAGTGAAGAAGATATGGAGCTAAGAAGAGGTCCATGGACTCTTGAAGAGGATAGTATGCTCATCCATTACATTGCCTGTCACGGAGAAGGTCGTTGGAATATGTTGGCTAAATGTGCAGGTAAATTAACGAACCATTTTTCTATCACATTAGTTATATAAGATAGATATTCTAATTCGTTTCTTCAATTGAGTTGACtcgctttttttcttttgtcttcaCTGTAAAAGGACTGAAGAGAACTGGGAAAAGCTGTAGATTGAGATGGCTGAATTATTTAAAACCCGATATTAAGCGCGGGAATCTTACGCCCCAAGAGCAGCTCTTGATTCTTGAACTCCATTCCAAGTGGGGCAATAGGTGAAATTAATTTCTGATTTTTGCTCTTctgtttttggaaattttgagcAGGCTAGGGTTTGAttggtttttggtgttgttgaTTTTGGGAAATCCAGATGGTCAAAGATTGCGCAGCATCTACCAGGAAGAACAGATAATGAAATCAAGAACTATTGGAGAACAAGGGTGCAAAAGCAGGCGCGGCAGCTTAATATCGAGTCTAATAGCAAGAAGTTTGTTGATGCAGTAAGGTGTTTTTGGATGCCAAGATTGCTGCAGAAGATGGAGCAAACTTCTTCCCCCCCTATAAATTCTTCAGCTCCTTCCCTTGTATCCTCAGCATCTCCTCCACCAAGAAAGCTGATGATGCCCATTACTTTAAATCATCATCACAATGAAAATTCAAGTTCAGAATATTCCAATATGAAAATCTCAAAAGAGGAGTCTCAAGTTCCTCAACACCCAGCAGCTCCTTTCCATGCCTTTGATAATTGCACTGCTACAGTCTACAACCATCCAAATCTAAGTGATTGTCACCTTGTAGACAGCAGAAGTTTTGACACGGAGGCACTCATCCTGGACCCCATGTCAGCAACGGACACCTATGAGAACTCTCTGTTTGATTGCCATATGGCAGATAGTGATTGGCTTTCTGACAACATGGCAAATTCTTTATGGAATATGAATGAAATTATGTGAAGCTAGCTCCCACCCATATAGATCATCATGATTTTAGTCATTGTACTGATCCAGatagggttatatatatatatatatagatatatatataattatatactcaTTGTAACTCAACTACCCcaatattatattttgaagGTTTTGTTATGAAACTGAAAATCTAAATACAGCAAATTTGAATTTTACTGATGAATGATGTATGTATAAAGTGAGTGATATTCTGTAGTGGGGTGTATAGGAGTTGGACAAGACATGTGTATAGATGAAGCAAATGTATCTTTTCCCAGATGGGGGTTGTTATCAATGCATTTTCAACAAGccaataaatttattatttgcaGATGTCACCCTATAATGCAAACCATATTGGGATAGATATATAgcaagtaaaagaaagaaagaaaggaaggtGGAGTCACATCTAGTTGTGGGGGCACATACATTATTATGTACATGTTTCTTAGGAAAGGGCGGTGAATGTGGTGAAGGTGCTGTTAAGCAGGAAGGGGGCCAGAAAATGCTTCTCTTctccaaaatattcaagtaCCAGAGCTTGCCAAAATTCATTGAGATAATTACGACTGTGGACCAACTCCTCTGCATATGGGCTGTCACTTCTTAAAAGTAGTTTGAAACTCTTTTTTTCCGAAGATGATTATAAAGCCaaaccccttcttttttttttttaagcaaatacgAAGGGGAAATTTGAAGGGAAAGTATACAAGACAAAGACTCCAATACAATCAATacagtagagaaaaaaaaaaagccctaaaaTTACAGAGAATGGCATGGCAGAAAACCTAAAACAACAAAATGCTTCCACGTAGGCTGCAGATTTTAGTGCTTGAGAATTCCTTGCACATATAAATTCAATGAATATATACTTGGCATGACCTCAACTCCCTGGAATTTTGAACTTGTCCAATCACcatcatttttctttgatgTGGAAGGCATCATATTCATCAAAAGGACATGCTACTCATGAAAAGTGAAAACTATTTGTTTCAAGATCCTTTCTACATATCTATCATATATAGTTAGGAAGGAAGCTAGCCTTGTTTTCATGGTGATCATCATTCTTTAGGGTTTTCAGAATATGTTTAACAAAGACTTTTCAATATGTAATCCTCAATTACATACATTCTGTTCAAGCATGACTGTGAACACTAAAGCAGCCCCCACATGTTGATGCACCAAGTGATCAGTGAATAGTGGTTTCAATCATCAAAATTCACCTACAAAGGCTTGAGGGAAGTACAAGTAACACCAGCAAAAAGTATGATAAACTTCAAGTCGTTTTCAGCAaaagtttatattttcaaaCTCCCACTTTGTATTACCTTCTTAATGCATTACTATGAGACAACACCTTTAGCCCCATTAGACCGTTGCTATGTGATAAGATCATTTTTGAATTGAAACATAAAATGGGCAGATGCATGTGATTcaacatgctattaaaaaagcacgTGAGAATGGACAAATGTCAATTTTAGGACATAAATTGTCTTTTTATAAAACTGTCATGTGTTTTTTAGTATGTGAGAAGCAAATGATTTTTTataaaactactaaaaaaaaaataatgtgattctcacatgctcAAGTGACACATTATAGTTTTATAAATCGAGTTGttgaaaatttctttaattcagtttgaagaaaatttttgttcatAATTTTTCTCTAACCCCTTCTTCCGACGCAGGTCCCTCTCCTCATTATGGCGAGTTATTACATAAATAGGGTATTCGTCATCAATGCCCGAAAGGTACAAATGAAAAAGGGAAAATCATGTTCAAACCAAAACAGGAGAGCTTTTCTTGTGGATCCATGGCCATGCTTGGTAGGTTATCTGCCCTTTGGACACGGCTTAACGTGTAAGAAAACTACTTGTGTTGGTTGGCATACTTGTCATTTGGTAATTTgctgctcttttttttttttttttttttttttgaaattcattgaaGAAATTGCTGGTCTTGATACATTGCTAACTTTGACCAATCCAGCTAGGCCATAACCTTAGGGTACTCTATTCAATCCTGGCTTAATTGACGGAGACgagatatatattaaattaactGAATATGTCACTCAAGTCAAGGAGGAAAAGTATTGCCATCGTGTAAACCACAGAAAAAATCTGAGGTGTAGATGAATCACGGAAAGTACTGTAATCTTTGTTCTCTAgcatagaaaaaacaaaacaaaaaagagtacGTAGAAGAATGCCAAGGACATGACCATGACTAGGAAGACAACTAATTTGATTAATCCTAAACATCTTTATGTTATGTTTAGTTGTCCTATAAAATTCTCAACTAGTGTATCCTTTTCACCACCTATTTGACCATCCCAGACTCCCAGTGCTAAATAagcatccttttttttttttccgaagaAAATTATAACATTGCAATCCCACAATTCTTTTATAGAACACAATCCTAATTTGCCGTTGTTGATAGCCCtactttttgttaaaatattgattcaatgattatatttattatctcacattagattaaaattttgaaataattgataatttaatattagtAGCAAAACCATTACTTCAAACTCTgctcattttattaaatattttactaggagtgggcagattaaccgattaccgattaccgacAAATCGaatttaaccgaaccgatattaaccgcaaccgatagttatcggttaaaattttttaatttttagttatcAGTTGCGGTAATCGGTTAACTGCAACCGATaaggatttttaattttttataatttaataattttaatgaaaCCAAAAAGACGTCATTTTGGTTTCAATATATAGACCAGCTGAAGCTCTCTTTTCCCCTAACCCTAAAACTCCCTCCCTTCGTCCCTCGAGTCCCGTCTGCAGCCTCCGCTCTCTCAAGTCTCCTTAgtcctctctcactctctcgcaCTGTCGCACACTCGCATGCCTAACGCCCCTCTCTTGCCGAGTCGCAACCTCGTAGGTAATCTCTAGACTCTAGTATTTCGTTGGTTTTTCTCTATTGATTGATGGGTTTTGCTGGATTAGCCTCTGGATTATCATCTGGGAATTTTAGTCTCAGAAAAACCGAAGCCACCTACGACTATCACCGATTCTTGTCGAACTCTCAAAGCTATCAGCGACAAAGTCCCAAGGTAGAGAAAATTGTGAAATCAGTTCTAAAGCCTCATACTCTCTCGACTTTCTATTTCTCTAAAGGTATGCCCATCAATTAATttgctttttccttctttttgtttatctttttctttattttccagTTATTCTACATTTCTACTCCATGGCCATCGACCCACGAAAACTGGTTTAACCGATTACcaatatgaccgataatttttgGTATCATTTCTTattggtcggtaatcggttaggaaACGATTAACCGATTGCTTACCGGCCGGTAATCGGTAACCCGTATAACCGGACCGATATAACCGATATCCAACcctatattttacatgtttaatattaaaatactaattaaatgaccgacaaaaagaaactaaaacgGACAACATGGCCCATTTTAGTCATGAGGCAAGCCAATTATAGTGAAATACTAATTAGCAGTATATACTAATTGGACTTGCAACCCAATTAGTACTGCATTAATAAAGGAAATTACTTGGCCCATTAGCTCAGTTAGCTTATCGTTATTGTTTAATGAATAGTCAAAGATAGTATTAAGTTTGATTATGGATCTAACAATGGCATTGTTTtgttaacaattttattttcttttctcaaactaaaaatattaacaaacaattaaaaatacaaaaataatgtttatcttaaaaaaaaaaaaaaaaaaaattaaacaaaaaaaatcaaaaatttatCAGGAGCTAGCACCGCGGTAGTCAGATCAACATGAGATAGTTTATGCTTTTGGAAAAGTGGGCATCTAAGCATGTTCGGGCATGATTGCCAAGGGATTGGACTAGTTAGGACCCAAAGACCCAaaaaattcatctcaaaatcaatttcaatatttttattttttacattacatcaatcactttttattactattcaaataaaaaaattactaaaaaacaatttttttttttttttttcactttttcatacaaaatagtcgtactttttttttacatcaattaaaTCTACTATAATTTCAATTCACTCCCTTTTTCAAATTCTTTACTAAACACACCCCAAGTAAATAATTTGTGCTAAGTTTCCATGTGAGTTGGAACCTTGAAAGCGAGATGGATTAGACACCCATCCATTCACATTTTCAATCAAATCACCCTTTCACAATCACACCGAAGCGTGAAGAGACTAAACTCCCACACACCCACGcgtccttttcttttctcttcttttctttcttcgcAAGAGCCCTCCGCCTCCCTTATTGGTCATCTAATTCTAACCCCATAACTTCTAGGACCAACCCAAAGCGTGTGCCTATTCAAGCCAAAGGATTTGGAAGAAATGTGTCAATTATTGGAAATATCACGACACTTTTTCataggtgtgtgtgtgtgagaaatCTTGTATTTTAGGAAACCTACATTTTACTCCTTCAACTATTATTcaatttctccatttttttttttttttttttttttacttttccaaactttaaaaagttcgGTGTTCCTTACCGATATCTCTTCTATTAAGGTTTTTCGTTAAATCTGATAAAAAATTGGCCGTGtgcaaaatgacaataatactCCTTAGTTGTATTTTCATACATATCATGGTTTGCTTGTGTcaaaaaaaatgtcatgtgAATCGTGTACTACCCGtcttttgttaggatttaataTCTAGCCCGCAAATAAGATAACTAAAAGTACTTGGTTGATTGGCATgtgatattataatttttttaagtttgaaagaCATTACAAATTAAGTGATAGTTTGAATAAGTAGATGCAtctaccttaaaaaaaaaaattgctagtaGATGCTAGTAACCCATGAATGATTGTGGTACAAAGtcaaaaaagaatgaaattatGAAACATGATAGAGGTAGGTCCATTGAAGTGAAAGGCACTAAAGTTGAAGATAATTTAAGGATGTTCGTTGCTTACGCTTCCACTTTGAAAGTTGATAAGCTTCAATCAAATCAATTGATCTAATTGAGATCAAGTGTTATCACTTATCATAGTAAACGATAACCGGAGGGATTAACAATAAGTGCATGCATTAAAAGGGACAAATGAAAAAGAGTTAATATTGGacataatagtttttttttaaaaaaaaaaaagaagaagagtaacGTGTGAATCCAACTTAGAAGAAATTGGTGAAATAGAGAATATCTTTTTTTGATCTAAAGGCATATATAGTGCCACTTCAACATATTCTTCATCTATTTATGTATTCGTTGAATCTAATATGGTGTCACTGATATTNNNNNNNNNNNNNNNNNNNNNNNNNNNNNNNNNNNNNNNNNNNNNNNNNNNNNNNNNNNNNNNNNNNNNNNNNNNNNNNNNNNNNNNNNNNNNNNNNNNNTGGTGCACCTAATGGAGGGAAGTCAAACATTGTATACTTCAACCAACGGTCTAAAAATGGGGGCTAGCCGTTGATCAGAGGTTGTGGAATGTCGAGAACAGATATTTAGCTTGTAAAAGCAGCCACAAGTAAAACGTGCTAAAATTATTTCCTTTCAAATAATTCCTCTAGCTAATTTTCATGCCATCTTtaccttgatatatatatatatagtgagaaAGTTTGTTTGCCACGTGGTTCTAACTAAAGCCTATATTCACCCATATTTTTGACAAGGACAGCAGGAATATGGAAATGTACTTCATGCTGACAAACataagcatttttcaattcataaTCAATGTGCATTGTGTCTCCACTTGCAGAATCCATGTTCtgagtggatttttcaaaatatttacttGGAGTAAATCCTTCTTAAAAACAGTTTAAATCAcaaccagaatcaatcaaagcaatgaCATCAAAAGTATAATCAGGAGCAATAGTAACATGAACTTTTGAATATCATCTGGGAGGAACAATTTTATGAATAGCACTGACAATCTTAACGTCATTGGAAAGAGGCTTATAGCTGGATTCAGCTTCATCATTATGCTCAGATTTGTTACCATTAACATTTTCATTACCAGAGTTATTTTCTggaaaaaattgttgaagattaaaaagcaaaagcttttgttgtaaatctttgttctcatttttaataatttgcaaGTCATTTTGCAAATCAGTAATATCTTTCTTCATGTTAccaatctcatgctgcaaatctgagatagtaactaccttggatttttgttttgaaaatcgtttcaaggtatcttcaagagagattttagtACCAACaggtttttcaaaatcattagtcatgagtttcttaagttttttaagatattcTTCTTTCAGatcaggattttcaatttttgattaGAGCAAGACTATATATAGGCTTTAGTTAGAACCATGTGGCAAACAAACTTTCTCATTGTacgcatttttgttttaaattttttcattcccaaaagagaaatgttacggtttcttgtgtgatttttttggtgttctctTGATCCTAAGtgtatattgttttctaaaaaaaattagaaagtaagaataagttttttttttttttttttttttttttttggcttttttgactttttaaaaaaacaatatccacATATAATCAAGAAAACATTAGAATAACTACAGGAGAAatcatagcatttctcttctcaaaatttCTACATATAAGAGAAGAGAAATAAATGAAACACAAGCTCAAGATGTTATCAAAATATTTCCCAGTTTTTTGCATCAATTGTTTGTTTCTATGCTTTTTCTTAGatcaattttttacaatgtcACTTATCCGttaagattttttgttaaatattgtcaaaattttcaaaatacccgtgttttttattataaaaaaatacaataaaaaattgtaaagattcaggCTTTGGTCAGGATTTAACGgagttttcaaaaatacccatgccggaatctttgcaattttttttaattaaaaaaaaattggtattttgatAAGTTTTAACTGAAATTCTTACCagaattgaaagttcaatacctcaaattgagagtttttgaactttataaaagtaatttcaaaacgcataaaagttcaaaagaattttgtgaagttttcacATTCTTTTAtaccaaccaaacaaagaatacAATCCCTCCAACAGAAAAGCCTGCTAGAACACAAGATGCCCACAGAGCACCTCACAAACAAAGACCAATACAGACTCCAAGGAACACACATCTAACAATCACCCTACAAACATACAGCTGATAGAAAATCAACTCAGCAAGAAAATCTCtacaattatccaaaaaaaaaaataaatgcagcAATTAATCTGCATAAGAGCACAATCTACACTGCAAAAATAGCCAATTAAGCAACAATTATGTACCGTAAAGAGCAGCCCCCTAGCCTCCATATTCTTTTACAAAAacccacaacaacaaaaaacagatGGTTCTGGCATTGAATGCAGCTTCTACAGAAAAGGCATTTTTAACTTCCCTTTGTACTCCTCATTCAAAATTTTGTCACCAGTTGAAAGGCTGTCCTTTACAGCCAACCACAAAATAAAAGAGTGCTTTAGAATAGCAAATCAGACTCCACAATTCTACTATTGGTTGCTTCACACCAATTTCTTCCCAAGTATCCCTACTTGAGAAAGTACTTGACTTAGAGGCCATCCAAATAGGAGTATCCCTACCTGGATACCTCCTATTTTTATCAAAGGCAATTTACTTTCAATATTAACCAAATACTTCGACCTTGCCGGCAGCTATTCCCAATTTGTACCTCTAATGACACTTGATTGTTTTGCATCAAACTTACTTCCAGCATCATAATTATCTCTATAACCATAATGATCACTGAGTATTCCATCTAGATGCCAGAAGTCTAGCCAAAGGTAAATCTTGCTGCCATCACCAACCCTAAACTTCAAGAAGATACGTTTAAGAATGGCAGCCTTATTTCCATTCCCCAAACTTTttaaaccccaaaccaccttcCTTCTTGGGCACACATATAAGATCCCATGCAACCTTACCCTTGGCAGAACTAGTGTCATTACCATTCCAAAGAAATCTATTAAATTTCTTCTCGTAGATCTAATGTAA from Corylus avellana chromosome ca1, CavTom2PMs-1.0 encodes the following:
- the LOC132184900 gene encoding transcription factor MYB62-like produces the protein MPAATKRVCKSSEEDMELRRGPWTLEEDSMLIHYIACHGEGRWNMLAKCAGLKRTGKSCRLRWLNYLKPDIKRGNLTPQEQLLILELHSKWGNRWSKIAQHLPGRTDNEIKNYWRTRVQKQARQLNIESNSKKFVDAVRCFWMPRLLQKMEQTSSPPINSSAPSLVSSASPPPRKLMMPITLNHHHNENSSSEYSNMKISKEESQVPQHPAAPFHAFDNCTATVYNHPNLSDCHLVDSRSFDTEALILDPMSATDTYENSLFDCHMADSDWLSDNMANSLWNMNEIM